GCCGGCGCACGCTCTCCCCCGCGGTCGGCTTGGAGATGCCGATCTCGGTGGCCAGCTCGGCCCGGGTCAGGCGGCGGTGCCGGATCAGCGCGCGCAGCACGTGCTCGTCGGTCACCGAGCGCACCAGCTCCGGTGACGGCTTGGCGGAGTCCACCCGCCGATTCTAGTCAGGAGCCTTGCCTGGGAAGGGGACCGCGTCCTACAGTCATTCAAGTAAGGAGACTTGACTTGAAAGGATCGAGGCCGTGACCAGCACCCTGCCGCATTGGGAAGCACCGCCCGCCGACCTGAAGGCCGCCACCCGCGAGATCAAGACCGCGCTGCGGGAGCGGATCGCCGCCTCGGGCCGCAGCGTCGAGGAGGTGTTCGCGGTCGTCGAGCAGCGGGTGCAGGCCGCCGTCGACGACATCGCCGCGGCACGCCGGCGCGGCGAGAGCGTCTGGCCGGTCATCGACTACACCGACATCGCCGCCGGGACCGTCAGCGCCGAGCAGCTCGCCCTGCTGCGCCGCCGCGGCTGCCTCGTGGTGCGCGGTCACTTCGATCGCGACCAGGCCCTGCAGTGGGATCAAGACATCGTTGATTACGTCGAGAGCAACCAGTTCTTCGAGAACTATCGCGGCCCCGGCGACGACTTCTTCGGCAGCGTCGGCTCCAAGCCCGAGATCTACCCGATCTACTGGTCACCCGCGCAGATGCAGGCCCGCCAGAGCGACCGGATGGCGGCCGTCCAGGCGTTCCTCAACAGCCAGTGGAAGCACGAGTCCGACGGAGTGCAGTGGTTCGACCCGAACCGTGACTCGCTGTACCCCGACCGCATCCGCCGCCGCCCCGAGGGCGCCGACTCGGCCGGTCTCGGCACGCACCTCGACCCGGGCACCCTCGACCTGTGGATGACCCAGGCGTACCAGCAGGCGTTCCGGCACCTGTTCGACGGCAGCGTCGAGCAGTACGACCCGTGGGACGCCGCCCACCGCACCGCCGGCCCGCAGTACCCGGGCTCGACCATGTGCTCGGCGTTCCGCACGTTCCAGGGCTGGACCGCGCTGTCCGACATGGATCACGACCAGGGCGTGCTGCACACGGTGCCGATCCCGGAGGCGATGGCCTACCTGATGCTGCGCCCGCTGCTGAGCGACGTCCCGGACGACGACATGTGCGGCGTCACCGTGAACCAGGTCTTCCCGGCCGGCCACAAGTGGCACGCCCCGCTCATGGACGCCCTGTCCGGCATCCCGGACGTCCGCGCCGGCGACTCGGTCTGGTGGCACTGCGACATGATCCACAGTGTCGCCCCGGTCGAGGCGCAGCGTGGCTGGGGCAACGTCATGTACATCCCGGCCGCCCCGTGGTGCCCGCGCAACGAGGAGTACGCGGCGTCCGTCCGCCACGCCTTCCTGACCGGCGAGAGCCCCACCGACTTCCCGGCCGAACACTACGAGCGCGACTGGCCGAACCGCTTCTCGCCCGCCGACCTCAACGAGACCGGCCGCCGGGGTCTCGGCCTGCCCTGATCGCGGCGCGCTTCTGGAGCAGGTCGGCCGCCAGCATCCCGGCCACCCCGATCGCCAGGCCGACGAACGTGTAGAGGACCCGCTCGCCCTCGGCCGCCAGGTCGTCCGGGTGGGGCAGGTCCATCGCGATCAGCACGGTCGCCGCGACCGCGCCGGTGTACAGCGCGTAGTTGACGAATCGGATGCAGACCGCGACCGAGGCCAGGACGATCAGGGCGACGCCCAGGGCGACCTCGCTGTCGACGCTGAGCAGCAGCGTCGTCGCCAGCGCGGCGCCCAGGATCGCGCCGGCCAGGCGCTGCGCGGCCACCAGCCGGGACTGTTCCAGCGACGGCTTGAGCGCGACGATCGTGGCGATCGGCAGCCAGTCGGCGTTGGGCGCGTGCAGCCCGAACGCGATCGCGACGGCGCCGGCCACCAGGACCGCGCGCAGCACCGCGAAAATGATCACCGGCCGGGTCAGCGGCCGCGGTGACGTGTCGCCGGGGATCTCCGGGAACGGCGAGGTCCGGACGACACGGCCGCGGGCCAGCCAGAGCAGCCAGGTGGCGGCGACCCACAGCGCGAACCCGGCCAGCCAGGCCAGCGCCTGTGCCCAGGGACGGGACTGCCCGGCCGCGGCGCCCGCGCCGAGTGCGACCAGGAACCAGATGTTCACCAGCAGCGCGCCGACGAAGCGGTGCACGCCGAAGGTCACCGCCAGCCCGGCCAGACCGGTGATCAGGAAGGCGGCGAGCGTGACCAGTCCGCAGGCCCACGTGCCGGCGGCGAAGCCGAGCGCGGTCAGCGGCGCGCCGACCACCCCGACCAGCGTCATCTCCCGCAGCCGGGCCCGGTAGGGCCCGCCGGGATCGCTGAGCGCCACGAACAGCACGCCGAACACCAGGCTCAAGGCGTACGCCTGGAGGTCGAGCGCGTGCAGCGCGGCCAGGAGCACCGCCAGGATCACGATCGCCGCCAGGCCGCGGCGCACGGCCAGCCCGGCCCGGTTGAGCGCGAACACCCGGGCCAGGCGCTGTCGCCAACCTGTGCCGGTGAGCTCTGAGCCGGCCATCACGTCACCTCCGGTCGATATCAGCATCGACCGGAGCGCCCGGCACCGCATCACCCGATCGGGGTTAGCGGCGGGCGTTCCGGGCCGGAACCGGGCACGGCTCACTCCATCAGTGGCGCGGTGTCCAGCAACGCTGCGGCGATCTCCGCGGCCGGTCCGGCGAGACGCGCGTTGAGCTGGAAGAACAACTCCTGCGCGGAGGCCGCGGGCCAGTCCGGGGGCAGGTGGGAGATGGGCAGGCGGGGGTCCTGGCGGATGATCTGGAGCCAGTCCGTGATCAGGCGCAGTTTGGCGGCGAGAGGATCGCTGCCGGACGTCGGTGGGGCCCATCGCGTACTGAAATCGGTGTAACGCGCCGCGAGTGCCGGCAGGTCGTAGGCGTGGGAGATCATCTCGGCGACGTCGGTCGCCTCGTCGGCCGTGGCCCGGAAGATCCGGATGTGGGGGCCGAGCCCGAGGTCCGCCAGGATCGGTCGCACGTCGGGGTGCCCGGGCGCGATCCAGAGCCCGCCCTGCACCGGCCCGAACCCGGCCCACGCCAGCTGGGCCCGCAGGTCGTGCCGCTCCCGGCGGCGCTCGCCGGGCAGCGAGAAGGCGAGCAGCGTCCAGGTCCCGTCCCAGTCGTGGTTGACCGCGCCGGTCTCCCAGAGGCGGACCGCGCCGTCGCGCAGGATGCGGGTGGAGCGGTCGGTGAGCCCGAAGTACATCTTGCGGCCGTGCCGCTGACGGCGCAGCAGACCGCGGGCGGTCAGCCGGGTCAGCGTGGAGCGGGTCGCCTCGGCGGAGACGCCGGCGCGGCCGAGCACGTCGATCACGCTGCCGGAGTAGACGCACACGCCGCGATCGAGCAGGTGGTCGCCGAGAAACGTGAGCATGACCGACGAGGAACGCACGAGCGCACGGTACCGGGGATGTTGGCGGCATGTGCAGCGATGTAGGGCAATTTCTTGACCAGTGTCACATCCACGCCTAACTTGGCCGCAACCACAGCTTTCGATGAAAGCGGGCGACATGAAACGACTCTGGTCATCCCTCGCCGCGCTCCTGCTGCTCACCACGGCCACCGCCTGCGGCGACGACTCCGACGACACGAACACCCTGAAGATCGGCGCGATCCTGTCGCTGACCGGCAACTACGCGCCGCTGGGCAGCGAGGACAAGAAGGCGGTCGAGCTGGCCGTCCAGCAGATCAACGCGGCCGGCGGGCTGCTCGGCCGGCAGATCGAGCTGCTGGTGCGCGACGACAAGAGCCAGCCCGAGCAGTCGGTGCTCAGCTTCAACGAGCTGACCGGCAGCGACGTGGCCGCGGTGATCGGCTCGCCGTTCTCCAACTCGGCGCTGGCCACGATCCCGCAGGTGGATCGCGAGAAGATCCCCTACGTCTCGCTCACCCCGGCGGACGAGCAGGTCAACCCCGTCCATCCGTACGTCTACGTGGTCCCCGCCACCAGCGCCACCTACGCCGACCGGATCCTGCAGTACTACCAGGCGCAGGGGTACACGAAGATCGCCGTGGCGCACGACAGCCGCAGTTCCTACGCCAACGCCGGCGCCGCCGGCACCAGGTCGAAGGCCTCCCGGTACGGCATCACCCTGGTCGCCGACGAGGAGTTCCAGACCACGACCACCGAGTTCAGCGCCATCCTCAACCACGTCAAGGCGTCCGGGGCGCAGGCCCTGACCGTCTGGTCGACCGGCGCCCCCGCGGTCGCCTTCGCCAAGCAGTACGCCACCGCCGGCCTCGGCGTCCCGCTGATGTTCACCGGCTCCCAGGCCAGCACCCTCTGGCTCAAGCCGACCGGCGCGGCGGCCGAGGGCGTCTTCGTGGCCAGCTCGATCGCCGTCGTCGGCGACCAACTGCCGGCCGGCCAGCAGCGGACCGCCGTCGAGGAGCTGTCCACGCCGTTCACCGCCCAGTACGGGTACCCGCCGCCGCAGTTCGCGGCCGACGGCTACACCGGCGTGAAGCTGCTGGCCGCCGCGGTCACCGCGGCGAACAGCACGGACGCCGACAAGATCCGGGCGGCGTTCGAGGGACTGACCCTGACCACCCCGAACGGCACCTATCACTACTCGGCGACCGACCACGCCGGACTCACCGCCGACTACATCTCGATCAACGTGGTGAAGGGCGGCACGTTCGTCGCCACCGACTGGGCGAAATCGAAGCTGGCCAAGTGACCGCCCTGCTCAGCGCCGTCGGGCTGACCCGCCGATTCGGTGGCGTGCACGCCCTGCGCGACGTCGACCTGGACGTCGCGCCGGGCGAGACGCACGCCGTGATCGGGCCGAACGGCGCCGGCAAGTCCACCCTGTTCAAACTGATCGGCGGGCAGCTGCCGGCGACCGCGGGCACGATCGGCTACGACGGGCGGCGCATCGACCGGCTGGCGCCGCACCGGCGGGCCCGGCGCGGGATCGCGATCGCGTTCCAGGACGCCCCGGTCTTCCGGGGCATGACCGTCGCGGAGAACGCCATGGTCGGCGCGCACGCGATCACCCGCGCCGGGCCGGTCGCCGCCGTCCTGCGGTTGCCGCGCCATCGGCACGACGAGACCGTCATCCGTACGCTCGCCGCCCGCGCGCTGAAGAAGACCGGTCTGGACGGCTGGGCCGACCGTCCCGCCGACGACCTGCCCCTCGGCCAGCAGCGCGCGCTCCAGGTGGCCCGCGCCCTGTGCGGCCGGCCCCGGCTGCTGCTGCTGGACGAGCCGGCCTCCGGCCTGCGCGGGCCGGAGCGGACCGCCCTCGCCGGCCTGATCGAGGAGTTGCGCGGCGAGGGCCTGTCGATCCTGCTGGTCGAGCACGACGTCGGGTTCGTCGCCCGGCTCGCCGACCGGGTCACCGTGCTCGACCTGGGCCGGGTGATCGCCAGCGGCCCGTTCGCGCGGATCCGGACGGACCCCGCGGTGATCAAGGCGTACCTGGGTGGCCCGGATGATCATTGAGGTGCGTGACCTGGTCGTCGGCTACGGCGCCGCCACCGCCCTGGACGGCGTCAGCCTCGACGTGGCCGAGGGCGAGATGGTCGCGCTGATCGGGCCGAACGGCGCCGGCAAGTCCACCCTGGTCAACACGCTCTGCGGGATCCTGGCCGCACGACGCGGCCGGGTGCGGGTGACCGGCGACCTGGCGCTGGTCCCCGAGGGCCGGCACCTGTTCGCCCCGCTGACCGTCGACGACAACCTGCGGCTCGGCGCCTGGCGCCGCCGCGACCGGGACACCGCGCACATCTACACCCTGCTGCCCGAGCTGGGGAGACTGCGCGACCGCCCGGCCGGCCGGCTGTCCGGCGGCGAGCAGCAGATGGTCGCCCTCGGCCGTGCCCTGATGAGCCGCCCGGACGTCCTGGTGATCGACGAGATGTCGCTCGGCCTGGCGCCGCGCGTCGTCGCGAGCCTCGCCGCCCACCTGCGCGACCGCAACGCCGCCGACGGGCTCGCGGTGCTGCTGATCGAGCAGAACGCCCGGCTCGCCCTCGACCTGTGCTCGCGCGCCTACGTGCTGGAGGCCGGCCGGGTGGTCGCCGCGGGCGCCTCCGCCGAGCTGGCCGGCAGCCCGCAGGTCGCGGCCGCCTACCTCGGGCTGGAGGCGTGATGGCCGAACTCGTCCAGTACCTGATCACCGGGATCGCGGCCGGTTGCGCGTACGCCCTGCTCGGCAGCGGCCTCGTGGTGATCTACCGGGTGACCCGGGTGGTCAACTTCGCGCAGGGCAGCTTCGCGGTGCTGGCCGCGCTGACGGTCACCACGCTGCTCGCGGCCGGGCTGCCGCACGGCCTCGCGGAGGCGCTCGCGGTGCTGCTCGCCGCCGGGATCGGTCTGCTGATCGGGCTCGTCGCGACCGGAAAACCGGGGACCACGCCGCAGGCGGCGCTCATCGTCACGCTCGGCCTGGGCGTTCTCGCGTACGCCGTGGAGATCCTGCTCTGGGGCGACCAGCCGAGATCCTTCCCCGGCCTGGGCGGCTCCACGACCGTGCTGGGCGCCCGCCTCCAGACGCACTACCTGCTGATCGTCGCGGTCACCGCGGTCGTGCTGGCCGGCACCACGCTGCTGTTCGCCCGCACCGACCTCGGCAAGGCGCTGACCGCGACCGCCGCCGACCCCTACGCGGCCCGGGTGATCGGGATCAGCGTGCTGCGCATGGGCCTGCTGGCGTTCGCGCTCGGCGGCGCGCTGGGCGGCCTGGCCGGCGTGCTGATCACCCCGGTCCAGCAGGTCAGCTTCGACAGCGACGTGGTGCTCGTGGTGAACGGCTTCTCCGCCGCGATCCTCGGCGACCTGACCCGGCCGGGCCTGACCCTGGTCGGCGGCCTGCTGCTCGGCATCGTCCAGGCGCTGGTGGCCGGATACGGCAGCACCGCCTACCAGACCGAGGTGGCGCTGATCTTCATGCTGGCCGTGCTGATCGCCCGGGCCGGGCGCCGGGAACTCGTGGAGGCGGCATGAAATGGCTGGTGCTGGCGGTCGCCGCGGTGCTCCCGGCGGTGCTGACACGCGGGCAGCTGACGGTGTACATCCTGCTCGGGCTGGCGGCCATGGCGGTGGTCGGGTTGTCGCTGCTGATGGGGTACGCCGGACAGGTCTCGCTGGGCCAGGCGTCGTTCACCGCGATCGGGGCCTACACGGCCGGGCTGCTGGCCGTGCACGACGTCCCGCCGTTGCTCGGTCTCGTCGCCGCACCGGTCGCGGCGGCATCGGCCGCGGTCGTGGTCGGGGTGCCCATCCTGCGGTTGCGCGGGCATCAGCTGGCGTTCGCCACGCTGGCGCTGCAACTGATCCTGCTGTCGGTGCTCGGCGACGCGGACTGGGCCGGTGGGGCGATCGGGTTGCAGGGCCTTCCCTATCTGTCGGCCGGCGGGGTGGAACTCACCGGCGACCGGGACTACGCCTATCTGGTGCTGGCCGGTGTCGTCGTGACCACGGTGATCGCCTCGCTGCTGGTGCGGTCCCGGGTCGGGCGCGGTTTGCGGGCGCTGGCCACGGCGGAGGTCGCGGCCGAGGCGAGCGGGGTGCCGGTGGGGGCGTACCGATTGCTGGTCTTCGCGGTGTCGGCCGCGTTCGCCGGCCTCGCCGGCGGCATCTACGCGTTCTATGTCGGCTATCTGGCGCCGGGTTCGTTCCCGGTGCTGCTCTCCATCGAGTACGTCGTGATGGCCGTCGTGGGTGGCCTGGGCAGCATCGCCGGCGCCCTGCTCGGCGCCACGCTGATCACCGTCGTGGTGCAGGTGCTCAGCACGCTCGCGACCCGGCCGGGCATGCCGAGCTACGCCCCGAGCGTGCTGTCCTACGCCGTCTACGCGCTGCTGCTGATCGCCGTCGTGCTCTTCCTGCCGAACGGAATCGTCCCGGCGCTGCGCCGGAAACTGCGTCGCGGGCCGGAACGGACGGCCGATAGGGTCGCGGCGTGACCGGGACATTGCTGTTCATCGTGGGACCGCCGGCCGTGGGGAAGATGACCGTCGGCGAGGCCGTCGCGGCCCGGACCGGGCTGCGGGTCTTCCACAACCACATGACGATCGAGCCGGTGCTGAGGTTCTTCCGCTTCGACAGCCCCGCGTTCGGGCGGCTGGTCGGCGATTTCCGGCGCAATCTGATCGCCGAGGTCGCCGCCAGCGACCTGCCCGGCATGATCTTCACCTTCGTGTGGGCGTTCGACCACGAGGAGGACGCCGCGACGATCGAGGGGTATGCGGAGTTGTTCCGCAGCCGCGGCGGCCGGGTGCTCTATCTCGAGTTGCAGGCCGACCAGGCGGAACGGTTGCGGCGCAACGAGGGCGCGTCCCGGCTCGCCGCGAAACCGTCCAAGCGGGATCTGGAGTGGTCGCGCGCCAACCTGCTCGAGATGGACGCGGATTACCAGCTCGACTCCGGCGACCGGTTCGCCGGCCGCGACGACTACCTGCGCCTGGACACCACGCACCTGAGCCCGGACGAGGTGGCCGCCACGGTCATCGCGCACTTCGGCCTCGCGGTGCTGCCCGAGCCGGCCGCGACCCCGGCATGACGGAGGTCGCCGGGTGGACCGTGCCGGAGTTCGCGGCGGTCCGCGACGAGTTCGCGGCGTTCGTGGCGGGTGAGCCGGCCGGCGCCGGCTCGCAGCTCGCGGTCTATTGGCACGGCGTGCCGGTGGTCGACCTGTCCACCGGCGACCCCGGCGCGCTGACCGGCGTCTTCTCGGTCACCAAGGGCGCGGCGTTCCTGGTCGCGGCGATCCTCGTCCAGGAGGGGCGGCTCGACCTGGACGCGCCGGTGCGCAGCCTGCCGTTCCCGCTGAGCGTGCGGGAGCTGCTCGGGCACCGGTCCGGGCTGATCGGGGTGGACGGCGGTTTCGGCATCGAGGAGGCCGCCGACGACCGGGTCATCGCGGCCCGGCTCGCCGGGCAGAAACCGTTCTGGGAGCCGGGCACGGCGTGCGGCTATCACGCGCTGACCATCGGGGCGCTGCTGGACGCGGAGGTGCGGGCGGTCACCGGCCGCTCGGTCCAGGAGTGGTACGCCACCCGGATCCGCGAGCCGTACGCCCTGGACCTGTGGCTCGGCCTGCCCGAGGAGCTCGAACCGCGGTTCCGGCCGCTGCTGCCGTCCGCCGAGCCGGCGCCCGACTTCGACCCGGCGTCGCTGGTCGCGGTGGCGCTGAACACGGCCCGGTTCGACCTGGTCGCGTTCGGGAACACCCGGCGGGCCCGGGCGCTCGGCCAGTCCTCGGTCGGCGGGGTCGGGAACGCGCGCGGGGTCGCCCGGATGTACTCGGCCGCGATCAGCGCGGTGGGCGGGCGGCGGCCGTTGCTGCGCCCGGAGACGATCACCGAGTTCGCCCGGTCGTACTCGCTCGGGGCGGATCTGGTGACCTGGCAGGCGGATCACTTCGCGCTGGGGTTCGAGGATCTGAGCGCGACCCGGTCGTACTGCGGGCCGCGGGCGATCGGGCACGGGGGCGCGGCCGGGGCGGCCGGCTGGGCGGATCCGGACACCGGGCTCGCCTACGGCTATGTCCGCCGGCGGTTCGGCCGCCCGGACGCGGACCTCGACCGCCTGGCCGCGGCGGTGGTCGCCGCGGCACGCCCCGGACCGGGCTGATCGTCCGGCAGGGAGCGGCCGGCCGGTTCGGTGCCGTCGGCGACGCCGCTCAGAGCAGCGCCGCCATCGCGTCGTTCTCCGCGGTCTGTTCGTTGACGACGTGCTTGGCCAGGCTGTGGATGTAGGCGTTGCCCTCGGGCCCGGCCAGCAGCGACCGGGACATGGTGATCGCGCCCCGGTGGTGTTCGATCATGAGCCGGAGGAAGACGGCCGGCGCCTTGCGCGCGTCGGCCCGGTCCAGGTCACCGAGCTGAGCCGCGCTCAGCATGCCGTGCTCCGCGCCGCTGCCGGCCGGACCGGCGGCCGGCTCGTCCCAGGCGGTCAGCCACT
Above is a genomic segment from Actinoplanes ianthinogenes containing:
- a CDS encoding DUF1479 domain-containing protein; this encodes MTSTLPHWEAPPADLKAATREIKTALRERIAASGRSVEEVFAVVEQRVQAAVDDIAAARRRGESVWPVIDYTDIAAGTVSAEQLALLRRRGCLVVRGHFDRDQALQWDQDIVDYVESNQFFENYRGPGDDFFGSVGSKPEIYPIYWSPAQMQARQSDRMAAVQAFLNSQWKHESDGVQWFDPNRDSLYPDRIRRRPEGADSAGLGTHLDPGTLDLWMTQAYQQAFRHLFDGSVEQYDPWDAAHRTAGPQYPGSTMCSAFRTFQGWTALSDMDHDQGVLHTVPIPEAMAYLMLRPLLSDVPDDDMCGVTVNQVFPAGHKWHAPLMDALSGIPDVRAGDSVWWHCDMIHSVAPVEAQRGWGNVMYIPAAPWCPRNEEYAASVRHAFLTGESPTDFPAEHYERDWPNRFSPADLNETGRRGLGLP
- a CDS encoding FUSC family protein, producing the protein MAGSELTGTGWRQRLARVFALNRAGLAVRRGLAAIVILAVLLAALHALDLQAYALSLVFGVLFVALSDPGGPYRARLREMTLVGVVGAPLTALGFAAGTWACGLVTLAAFLITGLAGLAVTFGVHRFVGALLVNIWFLVALGAGAAAGQSRPWAQALAWLAGFALWVAATWLLWLARGRVVRTSPFPEIPGDTSPRPLTRPVIIFAVLRAVLVAGAVAIAFGLHAPNADWLPIATIVALKPSLEQSRLVAAQRLAGAILGAALATTLLLSVDSEVALGVALIVLASVAVCIRFVNYALYTGAVAATVLIAMDLPHPDDLAAEGERVLYTFVGLAIGVAGMLAADLLQKRAAIRAGRDPGGRSR
- a CDS encoding PaaX family transcriptional regulator, with protein sequence MRSSSVMLTFLGDHLLDRGVCVYSGSVIDVLGRAGVSAEATRSTLTRLTARGLLRRQRHGRKMYFGLTDRSTRILRDGAVRLWETGAVNHDWDGTWTLLAFSLPGERRRERHDLRAQLAWAGFGPVQGGLWIAPGHPDVRPILADLGLGPHIRIFRATADEATDVAEMISHAYDLPALAARYTDFSTRWAPPTSGSDPLAAKLRLITDWLQIIRQDPRLPISHLPPDWPAASAQELFFQLNARLAGPAAEIAAALLDTAPLME
- a CDS encoding ABC transporter substrate-binding protein; protein product: MKRLWSSLAALLLLTTATACGDDSDDTNTLKIGAILSLTGNYAPLGSEDKKAVELAVQQINAAGGLLGRQIELLVRDDKSQPEQSVLSFNELTGSDVAAVIGSPFSNSALATIPQVDREKIPYVSLTPADEQVNPVHPYVYVVPATSATYADRILQYYQAQGYTKIAVAHDSRSSYANAGAAGTRSKASRYGITLVADEEFQTTTTEFSAILNHVKASGAQALTVWSTGAPAVAFAKQYATAGLGVPLMFTGSQASTLWLKPTGAAAEGVFVASSIAVVGDQLPAGQQRTAVEELSTPFTAQYGYPPPQFAADGYTGVKLLAAAVTAANSTDADKIRAAFEGLTLTTPNGTYHYSATDHAGLTADYISINVVKGGTFVATDWAKSKLAK
- a CDS encoding ABC transporter ATP-binding protein, translating into MTALLSAVGLTRRFGGVHALRDVDLDVAPGETHAVIGPNGAGKSTLFKLIGGQLPATAGTIGYDGRRIDRLAPHRRARRGIAIAFQDAPVFRGMTVAENAMVGAHAITRAGPVAAVLRLPRHRHDETVIRTLAARALKKTGLDGWADRPADDLPLGQQRALQVARALCGRPRLLLLDEPASGLRGPERTALAGLIEELRGEGLSILLVEHDVGFVARLADRVTVLDLGRVIASGPFARIRTDPAVIKAYLGGPDDH
- a CDS encoding ABC transporter ATP-binding protein, whose amino-acid sequence is MIIEVRDLVVGYGAATALDGVSLDVAEGEMVALIGPNGAGKSTLVNTLCGILAARRGRVRVTGDLALVPEGRHLFAPLTVDDNLRLGAWRRRDRDTAHIYTLLPELGRLRDRPAGRLSGGEQQMVALGRALMSRPDVLVIDEMSLGLAPRVVASLAAHLRDRNAADGLAVLLIEQNARLALDLCSRAYVLEAGRVVAAGASAELAGSPQVAAAYLGLEA
- a CDS encoding branched-chain amino acid ABC transporter permease encodes the protein MAELVQYLITGIAAGCAYALLGSGLVVIYRVTRVVNFAQGSFAVLAALTVTTLLAAGLPHGLAEALAVLLAAGIGLLIGLVATGKPGTTPQAALIVTLGLGVLAYAVEILLWGDQPRSFPGLGGSTTVLGARLQTHYLLIVAVTAVVLAGTTLLFARTDLGKALTATAADPYAARVIGISVLRMGLLAFALGGALGGLAGVLITPVQQVSFDSDVVLVVNGFSAAILGDLTRPGLTLVGGLLLGIVQALVAGYGSTAYQTEVALIFMLAVLIARAGRRELVEAA
- a CDS encoding branched-chain amino acid ABC transporter permease, which translates into the protein MKWLVLAVAAVLPAVLTRGQLTVYILLGLAAMAVVGLSLLMGYAGQVSLGQASFTAIGAYTAGLLAVHDVPPLLGLVAAPVAAASAAVVVGVPILRLRGHQLAFATLALQLILLSVLGDADWAGGAIGLQGLPYLSAGGVELTGDRDYAYLVLAGVVVTTVIASLLVRSRVGRGLRALATAEVAAEASGVPVGAYRLLVFAVSAAFAGLAGGIYAFYVGYLAPGSFPVLLSIEYVVMAVVGGLGSIAGALLGATLITVVVQVLSTLATRPGMPSYAPSVLSYAVYALLLIAVVLFLPNGIVPALRRKLRRGPERTADRVAA
- a CDS encoding AAA family ATPase, which codes for MTGTLLFIVGPPAVGKMTVGEAVAARTGLRVFHNHMTIEPVLRFFRFDSPAFGRLVGDFRRNLIAEVAASDLPGMIFTFVWAFDHEEDAATIEGYAELFRSRGGRVLYLELQADQAERLRRNEGASRLAAKPSKRDLEWSRANLLEMDADYQLDSGDRFAGRDDYLRLDTTHLSPDEVAATVIAHFGLAVLPEPAATPA
- a CDS encoding serine hydrolase domain-containing protein encodes the protein MTEVAGWTVPEFAAVRDEFAAFVAGEPAGAGSQLAVYWHGVPVVDLSTGDPGALTGVFSVTKGAAFLVAAILVQEGRLDLDAPVRSLPFPLSVRELLGHRSGLIGVDGGFGIEEAADDRVIAARLAGQKPFWEPGTACGYHALTIGALLDAEVRAVTGRSVQEWYATRIREPYALDLWLGLPEELEPRFRPLLPSAEPAPDFDPASLVAVALNTARFDLVAFGNTRRARALGQSSVGGVGNARGVARMYSAAISAVGGRRPLLRPETITEFARSYSLGADLVTWQADHFALGFEDLSATRSYCGPRAIGHGGAAGAAGWADPDTGLAYGYVRRRFGRPDADLDRLAAAVVAAARPGPG